The DNA region taaattattttagataatttttcctaatttttatatatgtatcATTTTTAATTAGGTCAAATAATACTCAATTTCGATTAACGACTCAATTTTAAACAACTTCCCACTCTTAAGCCTTAACTCACCTTTTCTCTCTCCATAGTGAAGACTGAAATAATTCAAAAGGAGACCAACCGGTGTCCCACTCAGACTGATATCGTCGACAAATACAGTTTATTTGTGATCATCTACTCCTATTCAAAGCAAATGTCTCCTCTGTTCCCTTCTTTTACTTCGCCATGAACGACCCTTCAAgcctttcttcttcctcttcgtACAACTCTGCCTCCATTTCTCCTGCTGATCAGGTTTATTTTAGTATTTCTTTTTCTGGGTACTTCTTATTTTTGTACATTTATTTTTGCTACTTTATTTTATGGTTGGACTCAAGTATTTgtcttattttgatattttagattttatttGGTAATTGTTACCACTCATAGAATATTTTTCCTACTAAATTGTAGTTTAGTCAGAGGGGTTGTTTGGATTGCAGTAAAAATTGTTGCGTTACAATGGGGTTATAAAGATTTTTCCCCCTTTTGGATGATTTTCTGAATTGTATAGTgatgttgttttctttttttatttttttattttgtgtttagGAGTATCttattttagggttttcttTACTTCAGTTTTAGGATTTGTAAATGTCAAGATCGAAAGAGGAATACTATTGAAAGGCCCTGAAATTTCTTCCCTTTTTAGAAGGGGAATTGCCAAACAACTGTAGACGATGAAAATTTTGTTTATGTATAGAACTAAGTATAAGGTATATATTGATTGTATTGTCCATTCTCTTTGATAGGGTTCCAAATTGGGGCAAGTTGTTTTGGGTGTATGGAGAGCCACAAGGGAAATTTAGGTGGATGAGATTTGAGGTACCTCCTACATGAGTTTCACTAATTAGGagttttgataggaaaatcacatcACTATTAGGAGTTTCACTTATGCCTTACGACCTTTTTGGTTATGGATATTATAAAGtgttaataataatgaaaatttactgtagttttgataggaaaatcacatcACAAGATTCATAATTATACTTCCATCACTCTTAATCTTTTTTCTCCATGCGTTTTCATCCATTACCACTTGGAGAAGTGTTGTTGGGATGGTAAgggaaaataatgaataaaaacgTGTTTTAAGATGAGAGATTTACTACCATTGTTATGATATAATATACTTCATGAAAATATACACTATATATCATTCCCATTATCACTATTTAGGGTTTTTCTCCTTACCTCATTTTCACTCGTTTAAGTGAAATGAAGTTTGGATGGGAGAATCTCACATTAATAAGAATATAGTGTGAGATAGGTTTAGGATTTTCCATGTATAGATAGTGTACAAGTTTGCAAGtataatactttaaaataagtTAACAAGTTTGCAAGTACAAGTACAATACTTAAAAGAACACATGTTATCATCTCAACCTTTGCTTGATAAGGATAATGTTTCCTATATTTGAATCTATTTGGTAGGTAGATCTtgtcttaaatttttttatgatttaaaggcACCTTATTAGAGAGAAAAAAGAAGAAACCATTGCCCCTAAAATTCCCAAACCTTATCTGGcttttgaattaattattgtgaGTGAGCCTCATTTAAGATATTCTCGTTGCGAAAAGTGACAACATCGAATGACACAGAGAGCTTTTACCTTTAGAGCAAGTGACACTATCTCTTGAAGCATTTATACAACTTAATTGGTTTCATGCACAGTGAGTTGCAAAGCAAAAAGTGAGAGAAACAAGTCATTTTCCTCTGGTTTATTATTGATCTATGTGTAGAAAAAAGGAAGAGAATTTGTGCAAAAGCTCTTCTATTATCATCATTGTACATACTTATTTCTTTAATGCATCCAACGTTTAAGTAGGGTAGGATGCGGGGTTGGTGTACTCAATGTGAGAatgttcttttaaaattttctttcatttccatTTGTTTGAACCAACTTTCCACCACCAAATGAAGTGTAATGCTAATGCATTTGCCTTGTTGTTGTTTTCAATGATGGTAGGAATCTAATTAATTTGTTATTCATTAAGCAAAGATGTAGTAATACATATTAGATTCTATTATATTCTCATAATCATGTGTCATTGCACGctttttggtgattttttgCAACTCTTTAACATGTAACGATTCAAGCATTTAATTTATTCTATATTGATAAATGTATTGTTGTTCTTCCTCTATATGTTTGTCATTATTTCAATTTTCTGTAAGTATTCAGATCTTTATGAATATGTGTGTGAACATGACAAAATCTATTTTGTATTAGCTATATCTTTGCTTGATGAGTGACAAACTATTTAGCTTCCTACTACCATAGAATACAACAATTAGGCAAAGGCTTTATCTGGATACGCCCAACTTCGTTAACATAAAGTGATACAAGcattcaatttattttgatgtttaaaattttttgttttttcaaaatatatatcCAACAATTCTCATTTCAGAAATCTTATTCGAGCTTTGCTTTTGATAGGATGTTGATCCAGCTCAAAGAACCGCTAATAGCTCATATTCTTTGTCATTTGAGCAATCAAGACACTGGAGAGATGTTTTTTGGCTGGCTGTTTTCATTGTACATTTGGGAGGGTTAGGCTTGCTTTTGGTTGTTCTTGGACTTAATAGGTTTAAGAAAAATGATAGACTAAACCTTGATAAGTATACATATGGGTTCTTGGAAAACCATCGTGGTCTCACAGAGGACTATTGGCCGTTGTATGCCGTTGCTGCTGGGGTTGGTACATTCCTAGGATGGACATGGCTATTATTGCTTGGTTGTCAAGCCAATCACATGATGAAAGTTTCCGTACACATTCTGACTACATATCTAGCTGTTATTAGTGTATTTTGTTTTTGGGCAAAGCAGTTCTTTTGGGGTGTTGCTTTTGCAATTGGAGCAATGTTACAGTTTTTGTACGTCATTTCGGTTATAGACAGGTATTGTAAATGCCAAACTCCCCTTATTTTAATGCTTTTTGTCAAGGAACATCATCCTGCGTTGTTGACTTTATATTTCATCTTGTGGAGGCATTTGtatattgaacattttttttcttgtatttttcttaaatggttatttTCATATATCAAAATACCTTTGACCTTTGTTACTCTGTTGCAAAATTTGAGCGGCTTGACATGTTATTTCTTATGTAATGTAATTAAACTTAATCTTCATTTTTAGACTATGAGCAAATTTATGCCTACAAATAGTAATGCAGATACTGTAAACCAATTTTCTCGTACATTTAAGCGAGTTTTGTTTACTTATGAAATAGAAGCAATTCTTTGCAAAGGATATTTATGCATATACTTTTTGCCATTATCTCTTTGTAGATTGCCTTTTTCAATGCTCGTGCTGCAGAAAGCGGTGAAAATGACATGGAGCCTTCGTAAAGTTATGTGTATAGCATATGCGTTCATTCTGGTGATGCTTATATGGATGGCTTTATGGTCCTTTGGAGCTGCTGGTGTTGTGGCTTCAAGCATTGGTGATGGTGGCAGATGGTGGCTTCTTATGGTGAGCGGGCAAGTTTGCTGTGTTTAATATGCGATATATAAATTTGGGACTTatcaatatattatatgctTTAGCCATTGAGTGTACAATCACATTTCTCTGCCCCATTTTCCAGGTTCTATCTATAAGCTTATTTTGGACTGGTGCAGTTCTTTGTAACACAGTTCATGTAATTGTCTCTGGGATGGTTTTTCTCGTTCTCTTCCATGGTGGGCAAGAAACAGCATCTATGCCTCCCGATTCATTGATGAAGTCTTTACGTTATGCTGTGACTACCTCCTTTGGAAGCATTTGTTATGGGTCACTCTTTACAGCAGCAGTTCGTACTCTAAGATGGGAGGtattataaagttttatttcacgggtaaattattttttaaatgatttgaTCATCTAGCTGATTCTGAACAGATAAGGGGTGTCCGTGCAAAGATTGGAAATAACGAATGTTTGCTTTGTTGTATCGACTTTGTATTTCATCTTGTGGAGACACTTGTTCGATTCTTCAACAAGTACGCATATGTGCAGGTATGACTTTTGTCTTCTTATGGTTCGTACTCAATTGTTCCAAGAATTGCCGTGAATTAAGAATAAATGGAGTGCCGGGGAGAAGGTCTTCTGTTGCATTATTAATACAGTTGCTCTCTTTTTCCCTTGCAGATTGCAGTCTCTGGCAAAAGCTTCAATCATTCGGCAAGAGATGCCTGGGAATTGTTTCAGTCGACTGGGGTTGAAGCTCTTGTTGCATACGATTGCTCTGGTGCCGTCCTTTTGATGGGAACTGTGTTGGGAGGGCTCATTACTGGAACATGTGCTGGAGTCTGGACATGGCTAAGATCAAGTGACAGAGTTCTAATGGTAGGCTCCACTTCCATGCTCATGGGGATGGTTTTGGTAAGTATAGAACAAGAGTTTGATGCTCATGTGTATTTTTGTATGGCTTAGCGATTAGCATAGCATATCCGATACAAATCTCACTTCGACTATATGATACAGTATGCTGATCaatgaaacataattcgctagttagttcgccttttAAATTCGCGATTCGTTCAAAATGGTTCAATAATAGCCTAAAATTGACCATATTGCGCTTTATTCGATTCCCAATCAAGGCATTTacaaatcatgtgacactgatgCTGATATATTTATCCCATACTAAAtagccatagtgcaaaaacaaagcTGCATCATTGTATTGCGAccgtattgtaaaggtttttgagtttacCGCGACGAAAATATAGGACGCGTTGACAACGTATATCATATCTTATTGTCAGGTGGGATTGGCGATGGTGGTAGTAGAAGGTGCAGTTACATCTTTGTACATATGTTATGCCCTAGATCCTCTACTCATTCACAGATGGGATTCCGACTTCTTCAACCAAATGTCGGAAACGCTTCATCAGCGCTTGCAATACAGGAGCGCTCGAGGTCGACAAGTTCTCACTCACAATACACTTGATTTACAAATACCCAGTTAACTACATCTTTTTCcaagttaaattaatttgtatAGGTACagtccttttgttttttttccctTGTTTGTAAAATGTGTGAATGATACATGAAAATGATCTCCTCATAAAATGCCAATTGCAGTAATGCATTGGCAATATTCTGTCCCCTCTTTGTTTTCCTTCTTTTCGTTTATGTAAGTTGGCTTCTCTGGAAGCTCAAAGGTGTAGAGTGGACTTTAGCAGATAAATAAGTTGAAAAATAGCCAATTTGTAtccaatttatatattaaatggtTTGAGATTGATTTGATAAAATAGCCTATGTTTATTATAAGAATGTTATATTGAGAGTTGGGTTTTGTATTAGTGGAAGCAAATGTCATATTTTTCTTACAATACTCAGGCTTGATTGTCATTCACCTCATTCCCCATGCCTTCATTTCaaaatggtatatatatatatatatatatatatatatatatatatatatatatatatatatatatatatatatatatatatatatataaaaagccaataaaaaaactaatacttTCAGCTGCTCAAATAAGCTAATATAAAAAGCCAATAACTAATTGCCTACAACCAACAACCATTTGTCTGACACTTCAAAGgcatttggtttgttttggtcaAACAATCCATAACTAAAACTTGTTAGGCAAAAGATTTCACATGAAAAAAGCTACtataagtaattttttattGGTTATTGATTGACTTTTATTTCTAACTTTTTTATAATAGCATTTGTCAACCAACAACCcattttatcaaacattttcttttataacatctaaatattcaataatcGAGTAATACTAAAAGTATATTTGAATTTacacaatcaaataaaattaggATATTCAAATTTCATATGAGCTTTTCGaatcaaattaatttcaataatttatatgaaaataacatatcttacattttaattttccttttatatAATACGAGTTATTTTAAATCGAGTCAAgtcaagtttaatttttttattaattttgtaacttttgcAAGGTAGGAAAGGGCAAGCCAAAATGGCAACATCTTGAGAGGAAAGTCACATGTAGCACGTGCAACTAAGAGGGTTGACTGTACGTAGGGACGTGGTAGCCACCCCACCATTTAGGCGTTGATTCCTCTGGTTTTTGTGAGGCTCTCGCTTTGCCCATTTCCCATTTTCCCTTTCCCAATTTCTTTCTGTTGTGTCTCTCAGTTCCATTTTCCTACTTCCTGCCAAACACGCAGACTCTAAATCTAAACCCATTTCTGGTAATTCCTCTTCTCTATAACTACTTTGCTCATTGTTTTTGTTGGTGTTTTGTTTTTGTGGATCATATAGTATAGTAACCTGCTTGTTTCACTTATTCAAATGCTTTGGAATCATTAAAGGGTGCATTTTGTACTTGTCTATGTAGATCTTGTGATAATTTCTGATTTAAATGTTTATGGGTTtttcaattttgttaattttatgatTGTTTAATTGGTGGTCTTATGTATCCTTTGATGACCTTTGAGGGTTTTGCTTTAGCCAGATTGTCAGATTGATACATTTTGTGAAATTGCTGTATGTATACTTTCTTAGCCTTTCCCTGTTCCTAGATCCATACTGGGAAGTGGTAGTTATTGCCTTTTCTTTGTGGGTTTATGTATTTATGCTTTGAGGACCAAGAATTTTAgtggtttgtttgttttttcttaAATGTATTGAGTAATTGATGATAGGTTGTTCTTAAATTTGATGATTCTATGTTTGATGATGGTGCTTTCTGTTATAAAGTACTATAAACCAAGTATTACCCTTTTTGAAGTGAGAAAAGATGTCACCAGCAGAAGGATCCCGGGATGAGAATGTTTACCTGGCTAAATTGGCCGAGCAGGCCGAAAGATATGAGGAAATGGTAGAGTTTATGGAGAAGGTTGCAAAGACAGTCGATGTTGAGGAGTTAACAGTGGAGGAGAGGAACCTTCTATCTGTGGCTTACAAGAATGTGATTGGAGCTAGGAGAGCTTCTTGGAGAATTATCTCTTCCATTGAACAAAAGGAAGAGACCCGTGGGAATGATGATCATGTAGCTATTATTAAGGAGTACCGAGGGAAAATTGAGGCCGAACTTAGCAAGATTTGTGATGGGATATTGAAACTTCTTGATTCACATCTTGTCCCATCAGCCACCGCTGCTGAGTCGAAGGTGTTCTATTTGAAGATGAAGGGTGACTACCACAGGTACTTGGCTGAATTTAAGGCTGGAGCCGAAAGAAAGGAAGCTGCTGAGCACACTTTGTTGGCTTATAAATCTGCTCAGGTGGGTCTATGAATTTGCCAATTGCTATTGTGTTATCTGCTAAGAGGTTTATGTCACATTAGaaaaaatatttacttgtgtTATTTGTAGGACATTGCGCTTGCTGAATTGCCTCCTACTCACCCAATAAGGTTGGGGCTTGCTCTTAATTTCTCTGTGTTCTACTATGAGATCTTGAATTCCCCAGACCGTGCTTGTGCTCTTGCTAAGCAGGTTCGTACAtctcaatctttttttttttacattgcttaattcttttgtttttgCTTATGTCATGGAATAGATGCAAGATGTATTACCTTTTTGTTCGAGTGTGCCGATCataatggctcattaaatcatctttaatttcttaattttgtgAAGCTGCTTATGAGCTTTATATGACTAAGGGTCAATAGGAATGTGATCACCCACAATAGTAAGGTTAGTACATCCGAGTATCCGACACCCAAACTCCttggtgggagccacttaatagcATAGCActagggtaatggaatgttgatCATAATGCTTACGCTGATACCAAGTCGTCCTTGGACGCATCATCAACAAATTAGCATTGAATTGCTGCGGTGGTGTCGaactaaattattttattaataaaaaagaatacTAAATGACTCCATGATAAATGTGAAGAGAAATTTTCAATCTTGTCTATGCAGTTTGAAGCGTATGAAAAAGGGGGAAATTTGGAATACCTTTTAAGGGAAATAGCTAACTTGTGAAATGTCCATAACTACCTGAACAATTATATGACACTTCTTGTAATCTTTTTATGATGAGCTaccttaaaaatattaagaccGTGATGCTTCTCAGTATTCATATATAGGGTTTCAAAAATCTTGATAAGAGTAACTTTGTGCCCAATTGAGTTGCTgattttttttagcaattatTGTTAAATCTTTTGTTGTCTTTCAATACCGTGAACAATTGTAATTCATGAACAAACTACCTAGAAATTCTTCCGCATTTTTTTGAAGTAATAACTTAACATGAAATAATGGCTTTTTGTGAAGTCTCTTTATAGTCAAAGACTCAAAGCTTGCATAGGATCCGTTATTGCAACCTTTTGAGGAACCAGAGAGCTCCACCAgggattaattttaaatgaatcAAATCGTTGTATTCCTTGttgatatagattggtatgcctcaaaacaaaaccaagctataagcacacgtagtttgctgttttcgtttaatgaatttgattttgtgatttttgtggttttataacaagggaaaaatgaaatgtatgtgttgatttttcaaactgaaaatggcttgccaaaggttgcttcgatacagatacaccacgaaacaaatctaagggctcctaagaacacattcaaactttagccaaaagaatgaaaagcataggaacttcaaattacttaaactaatccaagttaaagtaaattgcaaataagaacaaggaaaattgctcaaagggttgtgttttttattatgcaagctgaatgccttgattacatgaactacaagcctatttatactaaaaggaaatcagcccaacaaaaataaaaaataaatatataaaataaaaaattagcaaAGTAAAATTCAGAATGCtgcttgtttcttaacggctAGGGAAATCCACTTGCAAAGCACATCTTTCAATCttctatggaaataattaggctattttgtagtgGACAGCTATTATCTTTCAATCTTTCATAGGCTATATTCtaggctgatttgttttttgtagaaaaaatcttcatgtaataatgaaccaaaatcagattttttttgTGGCTGACTTTTCCAACGGTTGAATTCAGATTTTGGGACACAATTGCTTTAGCTTGAtttcttgtatgatttgcaaatatcttcatatgtccttggtttatttgctgtctcaaacaacttgattttgctaaatatttttttaatcttccacttgctgaaccttcatatttatattcttcatatttccttggtttatttgcttgatattttcagctgcttgcttgcgtttcaatcgcataatattcgacccatgagcaaaattaaatactaaactcaaataaaagaaaagtacaactcgactaactaagcatgagaaatgattaagcttgatcctaaacctggctttaaTCAtctcgaagaaaacaaaagacccaaatactcgaaatgaaataaacgacttaaataataaaacgacccaaaaaaaagaagacttagtttatgactacgaaattaaaggatttcagttttggaccttgaatttgagcgtcttccatttgatgcatcattatattgatcttggctagctcagcagaactagatgtaggtgatcctacatcatcctccccttctttggaaaagcttgacctcaagcttggtaacatgtcctcctcataaaatgtaatcaaatctgcaacattgaaagtagaagacacaccatagctactaggtagctctagtttgtaagcattgtcatttactttttccaaaatttcgaacggtccatcaattctagcacttaactttgatttcctttgtgtgggaaacctatcctttctcaagtaaatccatactaagtcgccttctttaaaaatcacttcttttctcttttggtcCACTTTTTCTTTaaccttattattcattttctcaatcttttccACAACTTGTTTATGGAACTTTTGGATCTCATTAGCTCTAGACTCGGCATCATGACTAAACTTCAAAGGTGTAGGAAAAGGCGTAAGATCTATAGGGGTTAAAGGATTAAGGCCATAAActataaagaaaggagaaaacccGGTTGTCTTGCTAGGAActcgattataagcaaattcagcatgtggtagcaattgttcccattgtttaggattcttagtaatgagggcacgcaacaaggttcctaaggtcctattggtCACTTCGGTTTGTCCATCAGTCTGGGGGTGGCTAGAATTACTAAAGTTAAGCTTGGTTCCCATCTTTTTccacaaagtaagccaaaaatgactaagaaactttgaaTCTCTATCACTTACCATACTTCTTGCTATCCCATGTAGTCTTACTATTTCCTTAAAGTAAAGATTAGCAATGTTAACGGCATCATGTGTAGTATGACAAGCAATGAAGTGGGCCATCTTagagaacctatcaacaacaaccataatggaatccttattgttagaggttctaggaagtccggttatgaagtctaagctcacatcttcccatggattttgtggtgtaggaagaggttggtaaagaccttgagacgttttgtgggctttggcttttaggcattgcacacacctcttaataatatgaatgacatctttagcaagtttcggccaaaagaaggtctcactcactagagctatggtcttttcttccccaaaatgtcctccaagtcctccctcatgatattccttaattaaggtctccctaacactatgtctgggcacacataattgattacctcgaaagagatatccttgaaagaggtaaaaaagtccttgaggtttgttatgacatttttcaaatatttctccaaaatcaacatcatcaatataacattcttttaacaattccatcccaacaaccttagtattcaaagtactcaaaagcaagtatctcctagataaagcatcagctccggtgtttaatttacccgctttgtgtttaatggtgaaatgaaaggtttgtaggaactcgacccacttagcatgtctagattgaagtttgtgttggctttgaatgaattttaaggcctcatggtcagaatgtaacacaaattcttttgcaatcaaataatgtctccaatgttctaaacatctaataatagcataaaactctttatcataagtagaatacttccttttagcatcattgagtttttcactaaagtaagcaaggggtttgttgttttgagtaagaacacctccaatacctaccccagatgtgtcacattctacttcaaagatatcctcaaaattaggcaaagctagaacaggtgcggtggtaagtttgtctttgatggtgtcaaaggctgcttgtgctttggaattccattctatggtcttatgttttgtgagttcggtgataggggccatgattgaactaaagtttgggacaaacctcctataaaaagaagctaaaccatgaaatgatctaacttggtgaatggtggtaggaacaggccagtctctaatagcttcaactttcttttcatccgcttttatcccctcaattgacacaataaacccaagaaaCTTAACTGACTCCGAAAAGAATTGACATTTCTCCAAGTTACCATATAACTTCTCCTTAGCTAGCACACTAAACACTTGACGTAAATGATCAACATGTTCATCTTCACTTTGACTAtacaccaaaatatcatcaaaataaaccactacaaagtgacctaagaaaggcttcagggtttggttcataagtctcataaaggtagaaggtgcattagataaaccaaagggcataactaaccattcataaagtccttccttagtcttaaatgcggttttccactcatccccctcatggattctaacttggtgatatccactcctaaggtcaATCTTAGAGAAAACTTTAGAACCATATAGATCATCTAACAAATCATTAAGTCTAGGTatgggaaatctatacttgatggtgattctattaatggctctactgtccacacacatcctcatttctccatttttcttaggcacaagtaaggtagggacggcacaaggacttatggactctctaatcaatcctttagctaacaattcatcaacttgtctcctaatttcttcggtctctttaggattagttctataggctggtttgttaggtaatgtggaaccgggaatgaaatcaatcttatgttgtatgtccctttttggtggaagtccattaggtatctcaataggaaaaacatgcgcaaattcatcaagtaaaggcacaagcaaagggtgatcatgcaaaacagattcggtttcatcatttagcaataacaattcttttcgttccacaaattcatgttgttcacttttaagtataggaatcaaagaatgaaaatttgttaaagttgcttgtaatttagaataatggccaggtgcatatggaactaacgtgatctttttcttatttaaaacaaaagtatgtgtatttttaaagccatcatgtataacttttctatcatattgccaaggtcttcctaataaaacatgacatgcatccataggtataacatcacataaaagactctccttataactattgcctattgaaaacgatagtaaaacttgagagtttacaggaatacctttgttttgattcaaccattgaatcatgtatggctcggggtgtggagtggtggtgagattaagcttgtccaccatagtctttgaagcgacattagtgcaacttcctccatcaatgataagcgaacagatcttacctttaaccgtacattttgtgtggaatattgcttccctttgttggtttggatctttggctttgaccccactgAGAGCTCTCCGCATGACCAGTAGTTCTCCTTCATCCggatatatcatttcctcatcaagttcttCATTGTCAACGAAATCCTCCACGTTTTCTTCTTGATAATCTTCAAactcaaccaagttcaccatttttcggtttgggcattcggagg from Amaranthus tricolor cultivar Red isolate AtriRed21 chromosome 3, ASM2621246v1, whole genome shotgun sequence includes:
- the LOC130807460 gene encoding uncharacterized protein LOC130807460, giving the protein MNDPSSLSSSSSYNSASISPADQDVDPAQRTANSSYSLSFEQSRHWRDVFWLAVFIVHLGGLGLLLVVLGLNRFKKNDRLNLDKYTYGFLENHRGLTEDYWPLYAVAAGVGTFLGWTWLLLLGCQANHMMKVSVHILTTYLAVISVFCFWAKQFFWGVAFAIGAMLQFLYVISVIDRLPFSMLVLQKAVKMTWSLRKVMCIAYAFILVMLIWMALWSFGAAGVVASSIGDGGRWWLLMVLSISLFWTGAVLCNTVHVIVSGMVFLVLFHGGQETASMPPDSLMKSLRYAVTTSFGSICYGSLFTAAVRTLRWEIRGVRAKIGNNECLLCCIDFVFHLVETLVRFFNKYAYVQIAVSGKSFNHSARDAWELFQSTGVEALVAYDCSGAVLLMGTVLGGLITGTCAGVWTWLRSSDRVLMVGSTSMLMGMVLVGLAMVVVEGAVTSLYICYALDPLLIHRWDSDFFNQMSETLHQRLQYRSARGRQVLTHNTLDLQIPS
- the LOC130807461 gene encoding 14-3-3-like protein; amino-acid sequence: MSPAEGSRDENVYLAKLAEQAERYEEMVEFMEKVAKTVDVEELTVEERNLLSVAYKNVIGARRASWRIISSIEQKEETRGNDDHVAIIKEYRGKIEAELSKICDGILKLLDSHLVPSATAAESKVFYLKMKGDYHRYLAEFKAGAERKEAAEHTLLAYKSAQDIALAELPPTHPIRLGLALNFSVFYYEILNSPDRACALAKQAFDEAISELDTLGEESYKDSTLIMQLLRDNLTLWTSDNTDDVDEIKEASKDEAAPGQ